The Macrococcoides canis genome has a window encoding:
- a CDS encoding CpsD/CapB family tyrosine-protein kinase, whose amino-acid sequence MLKKNRLKNSNKERKLITHLLPKSTISEQYRMIRSNIMFSSIDIQIKKIVITSAAPSAGKSTTAANIAVTYAQAGKKVLLIDGDLRKPTVQYTFETKNVFGLSNVITEQIRLEEAIQNTNIENLSILTSGPIPPNPSELLSSKKFSEKLRQLEEYFDMIIIDTPPILAVTDAVILSTLVEGTIMVINVENNNREQLVKAKDLLIKSDANLLGVVLNNIEKSSKENYYYYEYYGN is encoded by the coding sequence ATGTTGAAAAAAAATAGATTAAAAAATAGCAATAAAGAAAGGAAATTAATAACTCATTTATTACCTAAATCAACTATAAGCGAGCAATACAGAATGATAAGATCAAATATAATGTTCTCTAGCATTGATATTCAAATCAAAAAAATTGTTATTACTTCAGCAGCTCCTTCAGCCGGGAAATCAACTACAGCAGCTAATATTGCAGTTACTTATGCTCAAGCAGGAAAAAAAGTTCTATTGATAGATGGAGATCTTAGAAAGCCAACAGTACAATATACTTTCGAAACTAAAAATGTTTTTGGTCTATCTAATGTAATTACTGAACAAATTAGGTTAGAGGAAGCAATACAAAATACTAATATTGAAAACTTATCAATTTTAACATCAGGTCCAATCCCACCTAACCCAAGTGAATTATTATCATCCAAAAAGTTTTCTGAGAAACTAAGACAACTAGAAGAGTATTTCGATATGATAATTATAGATACTCCACCGATTTTAGCGGTTACTGATGCGGTAATACTTTCTACATTAGTGGAAGGGACTATTATGGTTATTAACGTTGAAAATAATAATAGAGAACAATTAGTTAAAGCTAAAGATTTACTTATAAAATCAGATGCTAATTTATTAGGAGTGGTTCTTAATAATATTGAAAAATCATCGAAAGAAAATTATTACTATTATGAATATTATGGTAATTAG